The following are from one region of the Mycolicibacterium diernhoferi genome:
- a CDS encoding NAD(P)H-dependent flavin oxidoreductase yields MALVTKFTEAFGVEHPIAQGGMQWVGRAELVAAVANAGGLGFITALTQPTPADLANEIAKTRDLTDKPFGVNLTILPSINPPPYDEYRQVIVDSGIKIVETAGSNPGPHLPMFHDNGIKVLHKCTSVRHAVKAQTLGVDGISIDGFECAGHPGEDDVPGLVLIPAAAKEIEIPMIASGGFGDARGLVAALALGADGINMGTRFMCTVESCIHQNVKEAIVAGTERGTELIFRSLHNTARVASNVVSREVVEILNKGGQFEDVKDLVAGVRGRKVFDDGDIDAGIWTVGTVMGLIDDIPTCDELISRIVDEAEDIITGRLADMINLDEPEQASA; encoded by the coding sequence ATGGCACTGGTAACCAAGTTCACCGAGGCCTTCGGTGTCGAGCATCCGATCGCCCAGGGCGGTATGCAGTGGGTCGGCCGCGCCGAACTCGTGGCCGCGGTCGCGAATGCGGGCGGTCTGGGATTCATCACGGCGCTTACCCAGCCGACCCCGGCCGATCTGGCCAACGAGATCGCCAAGACCCGGGATCTGACCGACAAGCCGTTCGGGGTGAACCTGACCATCCTGCCGTCGATCAACCCGCCGCCGTATGACGAGTACCGCCAGGTGATCGTCGACTCGGGCATCAAGATCGTCGAGACCGCGGGCTCCAACCCCGGTCCGCACCTGCCGATGTTCCACGACAACGGGATCAAGGTGCTGCACAAGTGCACCTCGGTGCGGCACGCCGTGAAGGCTCAGACCCTCGGCGTGGACGGCATCAGCATCGACGGCTTCGAGTGCGCCGGGCATCCCGGTGAGGACGATGTCCCGGGCCTGGTGCTGATCCCGGCGGCGGCCAAGGAGATCGAGATCCCGATGATCGCCTCGGGCGGTTTCGGTGACGCACGTGGTCTGGTGGCCGCGCTGGCACTGGGCGCCGACGGGATCAACATGGGCACCCGCTTCATGTGCACGGTGGAGTCCTGCATCCACCAGAACGTCAAGGAAGCTATCGTGGCCGGCACCGAGCGCGGCACCGAGCTGATCTTCCGCAGCCTGCACAACACTGCGCGGGTGGCGTCCAACGTCGTCTCGCGTGAGGTGGTGGAGATCCTGAACAAGGGCGGGCAGTTCGAGGACGTCAAGGATCTGGTGGCCGGTGTGCGTGGCCGCAAGGTGTTCGACGACGGCGACATCGACGCCGGCATCTGGACCGTGGGTACCGTGATGGGCCTGATCGACGACATCCCGACCTGCGATGAGCTCATCAGCCGCATCGTGGACGAGGCCGAGGACATCATCACCGGACGCCTCGCCGACATGATCAACCTGGACGAGCCGGAGCAGGCTTCCGCCTGA
- a CDS encoding flavin-containing monooxygenase codes for MESVDVLIVGAGISGIGAAYYLQRDHPGRSYTILESRGATGGTWDLFRYPGIRSDSDLHTFGYEFKPWRDEHAIATADKILAYLRETVDENGIESNIRFHHRVIGAAWSSADARWIVEVEHDGELLRFSANWLFCAGGYYRYDEGFTPEFAGRDRFTGQIVHPQHWPEDLDYTGKKVVIIGSGATAVTLVPSMAKTAGHVTMLQRSPTYVMPVPAKDGFANTARRLLGEDRGYALARRKNIAKQRAVYTFCQRYPSAARWLIRRVNAAKLPAGYPVDEHFSPQYNPWDQRLCAVPDADLFDAISNGSASVVTDRIATFTETGVRLESGRELDADIIVTATGLNVQLFGGITLTVDGEPVDFARTVAYKGIMLSGVPNFAFAFGYTNSSWTLKVGLLCEHFCRLLTHMDEHGFAHVRPELEDPEMATKPLLDFAAGYVQRAVDEIPRQGVHGPWRMTMNYTIDAQVLRNGPVTDPGLRFSSAVPVAVI; via the coding sequence ATGGAATCAGTTGACGTGTTGATCGTCGGTGCCGGGATCTCCGGGATCGGGGCGGCCTACTACCTGCAGCGCGACCATCCGGGCCGCAGCTACACCATCCTGGAATCGCGGGGTGCGACCGGAGGGACCTGGGATCTGTTCCGCTACCCCGGAATTCGGTCCGACTCCGATCTGCACACGTTCGGCTACGAGTTCAAACCCTGGCGCGATGAACACGCCATCGCCACCGCGGACAAGATCCTCGCCTACCTGCGCGAGACCGTGGACGAGAACGGCATCGAGTCCAATATCCGCTTCCATCACCGGGTCATCGGCGCGGCCTGGAGCAGCGCCGACGCCCGGTGGATCGTCGAGGTCGAGCATGACGGCGAACTGCTCCGGTTCAGCGCCAACTGGCTGTTCTGCGCCGGCGGCTACTACCGCTACGACGAGGGCTTCACGCCGGAGTTCGCGGGGCGCGACCGGTTCACCGGGCAGATCGTGCACCCGCAGCACTGGCCCGAAGATCTGGACTACACCGGCAAGAAGGTGGTGATCATCGGCAGCGGCGCTACCGCGGTGACCCTGGTGCCCTCGATGGCGAAGACGGCCGGGCACGTGACCATGCTGCAGCGATCACCGACCTACGTCATGCCGGTGCCCGCCAAGGACGGCTTCGCGAACACGGCCCGCCGGCTGCTCGGCGAGGACCGTGGCTACGCCCTGGCGCGCCGCAAGAACATCGCCAAACAGCGTGCGGTGTACACCTTCTGCCAGAGATACCCGTCCGCGGCGCGGTGGCTGATCCGGCGGGTGAACGCCGCCAAGCTGCCCGCCGGGTATCCGGTCGACGAACATTTCAGCCCGCAGTACAACCCGTGGGATCAGCGGTTGTGCGCGGTACCCGACGCCGATCTGTTCGACGCGATCAGCAACGGCAGCGCCTCGGTGGTCACCGACCGGATCGCGACCTTCACCGAGACCGGTGTGCGGCTGGAGTCCGGCCGCGAACTCGACGCCGACATCATCGTCACCGCCACGGGATTGAACGTCCAGCTGTTCGGCGGTATCACGCTGACCGTGGACGGAGAGCCGGTCGACTTCGCGCGGACCGTCGCCTACAAGGGCATCATGCTCAGCGGGGTGCCGAACTTCGCTTTCGCGTTCGGCTACACCAACTCGTCCTGGACGCTCAAGGTCGGGCTGCTCTGCGAGCACTTCTGCCGACTGCTCACTCACATGGACGAGCACGGATTCGCCCACGTGCGACCGGAACTGGAGGATCCGGAGATGGCCACCAAACCGCTGCTGGACTTCGCCGCCGGGTACGTGCAGCGCGCCGTCGACGAGATCCCACGCCAAGGGGTGCACGGCCCCTGGCGGATGACGATGAACTACACCATCGACGCCCAGGTGCTGCGCAACGGGCCGGTCACCGATCCCGGCCTGCGGTTCTCCAGCGCGGTACCGGTCGCGGTGATCTAA
- a CDS encoding NAD-dependent deacylase, with amino-acid sequence MRVTLLSGAGMSAESGVPTFRDVETGLWAHVDPYEISSSDGWQRHPERVWAWYLWRHYMMSAVDPNPGHLAVAAWEDYAEVHVVTQNVDNLHERAGSSRVHHLHGSLFEFRCDRCHTPYSGELPAMPEPVEMIDPPRCSCGGLIRPNVVWFGEGLPDDAWDASVQAVAKADVVIVVGTSSVVYPAAGLPEAALANGIPVIEVNPQETPLSAAATAVVRESSATALPDLLQRLPKLLS; translated from the coding sequence GTGCGAGTGACGTTGCTGAGCGGCGCGGGCATGTCCGCCGAGAGCGGTGTGCCCACGTTCCGCGATGTCGAGACCGGTTTGTGGGCACACGTCGACCCCTACGAGATTTCCAGCAGTGACGGCTGGCAGCGGCACCCGGAGCGGGTGTGGGCCTGGTATCTGTGGCGGCACTACATGATGAGCGCCGTCGACCCGAACCCCGGCCATCTGGCGGTGGCCGCCTGGGAGGACTACGCCGAGGTGCACGTCGTCACCCAGAACGTGGACAACCTGCACGAACGGGCCGGTAGCAGCCGGGTGCACCACCTGCACGGCAGCCTGTTCGAGTTCCGCTGCGACCGGTGCCACACCCCGTACAGCGGCGAGCTGCCCGCCATGCCGGAACCGGTCGAGATGATCGATCCGCCGCGCTGTTCGTGCGGCGGGCTGATCCGGCCCAATGTGGTCTGGTTCGGCGAGGGTCTGCCCGATGACGCCTGGGATGCCTCGGTGCAGGCCGTGGCCAAGGCCGATGTGGTGATCGTGGTCGGTACGTCGTCGGTGGTCTACCCGGCCGCGGGTCTGCCGGAGGCCGCGCTGGCCAACGGCATCCCGGTCATCGAGGTGAACCCGCAGGAGACGCCGCTGTCGGCGGCTGCCACCGCCGTGGTGCGGGAATCCTCGGCGACCGCCCTGCCCGATCTGCTGCAGCGGCTGCCCAAGCTGCTGAGCTGA
- a CDS encoding class I SAM-dependent methyltransferase, whose product MSDLVDNPFFARLWIALSGHEPEALRRLRTANLAGLTGRVLEVGAGTGTNFAHYPAGVTEVVALEPERRLAEVARQAARTAPVLVTVSTAAIEDFEEDQSFDAVVCSLVLCSVDDPDGVVRQLYSVLKPGGELRYLEHVAGVGARGTLQKVADATVWPRLLGNCHTHRNTEASIAAAGFSVATARRAQTFPAWVPLPVTEFALGRASRP is encoded by the coding sequence ATGAGTGATCTTGTGGACAACCCCTTCTTCGCCCGGCTGTGGATCGCCTTGTCCGGGCACGAACCGGAAGCGTTGCGCCGGCTGCGGACGGCCAACCTGGCCGGCCTGACCGGCCGGGTCCTGGAGGTCGGCGCCGGAACCGGAACGAACTTCGCGCACTACCCGGCCGGTGTCACCGAGGTGGTCGCCCTGGAACCTGAACGCCGGCTCGCCGAGGTGGCGCGCCAGGCCGCCCGCACCGCGCCGGTGCTGGTGACCGTCAGTACCGCCGCGATCGAGGATTTCGAGGAAGATCAGTCGTTCGACGCCGTGGTGTGCTCGCTGGTGCTGTGTTCGGTCGATGATCCCGACGGTGTTGTGCGCCAGCTCTATTCGGTACTCAAACCCGGTGGCGAACTGCGGTATCTGGAGCATGTGGCCGGCGTCGGGGCGCGCGGGACGCTGCAGAAGGTGGCCGACGCGACGGTGTGGCCGCGGCTGCTCGGCAACTGCCACACCCACCGCAACACCGAAGCGTCGATCGCCGCGGCCGGCTTCTCGGTGGCCACCGCCCGGCGCGCGCAGACCTTCCCGGCCTGGGTACCGCTGCCGGTCACCGAGTTCGCCCTCGGGCGTGCCAGCCGGCCGTAG
- a CDS encoding PucR family transcriptional regulator — MAEELPSPRVRELIRQCAQIVVGARPEWLEELDQAVLAASPVIAADPELAAAVSRSNRANLFFWGTANVRDPGAPVPPNTGPEPLTIARELVRRGIDAFPLDAYRVGEGVAWRRLMEIAFELTSDPAELHDVLQTCSRSISAFVDATLAGIAAQIELERDELTRGSLAERRETVTLLLEGAPIPRDRAEHRLGYALTGSHTAAVIWTDSHAGDLARLDRAAEAVGRAGGGRPLSVLASTATRWVWTPGGVDSDAVAASIAVYPDVRVAIGTAGDGVGGFRRSHVEAITTQQMMARLHSPQQLARFTDVEMVSLITADPDRAGEFVGRVLGDFAGAGAELQDAVRVFVASQCNASRAAARLYTHRNTLLRRLTRADELLPAPLAQCSVDVAVALDVLRWTG, encoded by the coding sequence ATGGCCGAGGAACTTCCGTCGCCACGGGTCAGGGAGTTGATCCGGCAGTGCGCGCAGATTGTGGTCGGCGCCCGCCCGGAATGGCTCGAAGAACTGGACCAGGCGGTGTTGGCGGCGAGCCCGGTGATCGCCGCCGACCCCGAGCTGGCCGCCGCGGTGAGCCGCAGCAATCGCGCCAACCTGTTCTTCTGGGGCACCGCCAACGTCCGCGATCCGGGTGCACCGGTACCGCCGAACACCGGACCGGAGCCGCTGACCATCGCCCGCGAGCTGGTGCGCCGCGGTATCGATGCGTTCCCCCTCGACGCCTACCGGGTCGGCGAGGGTGTGGCCTGGCGCCGGCTGATGGAGATCGCCTTCGAGCTGACCAGCGACCCCGCCGAGTTGCACGACGTGCTGCAGACCTGCTCGCGCTCCATCAGCGCGTTCGTCGATGCGACGTTGGCCGGCATCGCCGCCCAGATCGAGCTGGAGCGCGACGAACTGACCCGCGGCAGCCTCGCCGAACGGCGCGAGACCGTCACGCTGCTACTGGAGGGCGCCCCGATCCCCCGGGACCGCGCCGAGCACCGGCTCGGCTACGCGCTGACCGGCAGTCACACCGCGGCCGTCATCTGGACCGACAGTCACGCCGGGGACCTGGCGAGGCTGGACAGGGCCGCCGAGGCGGTCGGCCGTGCCGGCGGCGGGCGACCGCTGAGTGTGCTGGCCAGCACCGCGACCCGCTGGGTGTGGACGCCCGGCGGTGTCGACAGCGACGCGGTGGCGGCCTCGATCGCGGTGTACCCCGATGTCCGGGTCGCCATCGGCACCGCCGGTGACGGGGTGGGCGGGTTCCGGCGCAGTCATGTCGAGGCCATCACCACCCAGCAGATGATGGCGCGGCTACATTCACCGCAGCAGCTCGCGCGGTTCACCGACGTCGAGATGGTCTCGCTGATCACCGCAGACCCCGACCGGGCAGGCGAATTCGTCGGTCGGGTACTGGGCGACTTCGCCGGAGCCGGGGCCGAATTGCAGGACGCGGTCAGGGTATTCGTGGCCAGTCAGTGCAATGCCTCGCGCGCGGCGGCCCGGCTCTACACACATCGCAACACCCTGCTGCGCCGGCTCACCCGCGCCGACGAACTGCTCCCCGCGCCGTTGGCCCAGTGCAGCGTCGACGTGGCGGTCGCGTTGGATGTGCTGCGCTGGACCGGGTAG
- a CDS encoding MMPL family transporter — MLNRIARLAIAAPRRVLAIAALIMVAAAIFGIPVAKTLSAGGFQDPTSESAQASALLTEKFDQGDMQLLITVTSDDGVHSPAATAAGTDIADRLAHSPHVAQVASAWTVPPPASTELISTDQKSGLIVAGITGGENDAQKYAKALSDELVHDRPGLTIRSGGTAMVYAQINAQTEKDLLRMEAIAIPLSFLVLVWVFGGLVAAAVPMAVGGMAILGSMSVLRLITFSTDVSIFALNLSIAMGLALAIDYTLLIISRYRDELADGVPRERALIRTMATAGRTVVFSATTVALSMVAMLLFPMYFLKSFAYAGVATVGFAALAAVVVTPAAIWLLGDRMDALNVRRLFRKADPAPKPVEQQFWYRWTHRVMRRAVPLGLAVVTLLLVLGAPFLGVKWGFPDDRVLPASASAHQVGDQLRNDYVDNSATAVSIVVPDAHGLAPADLEHYAAGLSKVAAVTAVSAPTGTFVDGARTGPPVAATGVADGSAFLTVSSSAPLFSDASETQLDALHAVPGPGGHDVQLTGIAQINRDSVTAITDRLPWVLGLIAVITFGLLFLLTGSIVLPVKAIALNILSLTAAFGALVWIFQEGHLWALGTTSTGTLVANMPVLLFCIAFGLSMDYEVFLLARIRENWLARRERSESSARADGAESSARADNDEAVALGLARTGRVITAAALVMSISFAALIAAEVSFMRMFGVGLTLAVLVDATLVRMVLVPAFMHLLGRWNWWAPAPLVRLHARIGINESGDPEPDRREKQPVAVADTG, encoded by the coding sequence GTGCTGAACCGAATCGCCCGGCTCGCGATAGCCGCCCCACGCCGGGTGCTCGCCATCGCGGCCCTCATCATGGTCGCCGCCGCGATCTTCGGGATCCCGGTCGCCAAGACCCTGTCCGCGGGTGGCTTCCAGGACCCCACCTCGGAATCCGCGCAGGCCTCCGCACTGCTCACCGAGAAGTTCGATCAGGGCGACATGCAGCTGCTGATCACCGTCACCTCCGACGACGGGGTACACAGCCCGGCGGCCACCGCCGCCGGCACCGACATCGCCGACCGGTTGGCGCACTCGCCGCACGTCGCCCAGGTCGCCTCGGCCTGGACCGTCCCGCCGCCCGCCTCGACCGAACTGATCAGCACCGACCAGAAATCCGGTCTCATCGTCGCGGGCATCACCGGCGGGGAGAACGACGCCCAGAAGTACGCCAAGGCGTTGTCCGACGAACTCGTCCACGACCGGCCCGGCCTGACCATCCGCTCCGGCGGCACCGCCATGGTCTACGCGCAGATCAACGCCCAGACCGAAAAGGATCTGCTGCGCATGGAGGCCATCGCCATCCCGCTCAGCTTCCTGGTGCTGGTGTGGGTGTTCGGCGGTCTGGTCGCCGCGGCGGTCCCGATGGCCGTCGGCGGGATGGCCATCCTCGGGTCGATGTCGGTGTTGCGGCTCATCACCTTCAGCACCGACGTCTCGATCTTCGCGCTCAACCTGTCCATCGCGATGGGGCTGGCGCTGGCCATCGACTACACCCTGCTGATCATCAGCCGCTACCGCGACGAACTCGCCGACGGCGTCCCGCGGGAACGGGCGCTGATCCGCACCATGGCCACCGCCGGGCGGACCGTGGTGTTCTCGGCGACCACGGTCGCCCTGTCCATGGTGGCGATGCTGCTGTTCCCGATGTACTTCCTGAAATCCTTCGCCTACGCCGGTGTGGCCACCGTCGGCTTCGCGGCGCTGGCCGCCGTCGTCGTCACCCCGGCGGCGATCTGGCTGCTCGGTGACCGGATGGACGCGCTGAACGTGCGGCGGCTGTTCCGCAAGGCCGACCCGGCGCCCAAACCCGTCGAGCAGCAGTTCTGGTACCGCTGGACGCACCGGGTGATGCGGCGCGCCGTCCCGCTCGGGCTGGCCGTCGTGACCCTGCTGCTGGTGCTGGGCGCGCCGTTCCTCGGGGTCAAATGGGGCTTCCCCGACGACCGGGTGCTGCCGGCGTCGGCGTCCGCGCATCAGGTCGGCGATCAGCTGCGCAACGACTACGTGGACAACTCGGCGACCGCGGTGAGCATCGTCGTCCCCGACGCGCACGGGCTGGCTCCTGCCGATCTCGAGCACTACGCCGCCGGCCTGTCGAAGGTGGCCGCCGTGACCGCCGTGTCGGCTCCCACCGGAACCTTCGTCGACGGTGCCAGGACCGGGCCGCCGGTGGCGGCGACCGGCGTCGCCGACGGAAGCGCCTTCCTCACCGTCAGCAGCAGCGCACCGCTGTTCTCCGACGCGTCGGAAACCCAGCTCGACGCGCTGCACGCGGTGCCCGGGCCGGGCGGGCATGACGTGCAGCTGACCGGTATCGCGCAGATCAACCGGGACAGCGTCACGGCGATCACCGACCGGCTGCCGTGGGTGCTCGGGCTGATCGCCGTCATCACCTTCGGGCTGCTGTTCCTGCTCACCGGCAGCATCGTGCTCCCGGTGAAAGCCATTGCGCTCAACATTCTCTCGTTGACCGCCGCGTTCGGGGCCCTGGTCTGGATCTTCCAGGAGGGGCACCTCTGGGCGCTGGGCACGACCTCGACCGGCACCCTGGTGGCCAACATGCCGGTGCTGCTGTTCTGCATAGCCTTCGGCCTGTCCATGGATTACGAGGTGTTCCTGCTGGCCCGGATCCGGGAGAACTGGCTGGCCCGCCGCGAGAGGTCTGAATCGTCGGCGCGGGCCGACGGGGCCGAATCGTCGGCGCGGGCCGACAACGACGAGGCGGTGGCGCTCGGGCTGGCCCGCACCGGCCGGGTGATCACCGCCGCGGCGCTGGTCATGTCGATATCCTTCGCGGCGCTGATCGCCGCCGAGGTGTCCTTCATGCGGATGTTCGGCGTCGGACTCACACTGGCGGTGCTGGTCGACGCCACCCTGGTGCGGATGGTGCTGGTGCCGGCCTTCATGCACCTGCTCGGCCGGTGGAACTGGTGGGCTCCGGCGCCGCTGGTCCGGCTGCACGCCCGGATCGGGATCAACGAGTCCGGGGACCCCGAGCCCGACCGCCGGGAAAAGCAGCCCGTGGCGGTAGCGGACACTGGTTAG
- a CDS encoding 3-hydroxyacyl-CoA dehydrogenase, which produces MEIKDSVAVVTGGASGLGLATTKRLLDAGASVVVIDLKGEEAVAELGPRAKFVAANVTDEEAVTKALDVAESLGPVRINVNCAGIGNAIKTLGKEGPFPLDGFRKVVEVNLIGTFNVLRLAAERIAKTEPLKNEERGVIINTASVAAFDGQIGQAAYSASKGGVVGLTLPVARDLSRNLIRVCTIAPGLFKTPLLGSLPEEAQKSLGQQVPHPARLGDPDEYGALAVHIVENPMLNGEVIRLDGAIRMAPR; this is translated from the coding sequence GTGGAAATCAAGGATTCGGTAGCGGTCGTCACCGGCGGGGCCTCGGGCCTCGGTCTGGCGACCACCAAGCGACTGCTCGACGCCGGCGCCTCGGTGGTCGTCATCGACCTCAAGGGTGAGGAAGCCGTCGCCGAACTCGGCCCGCGGGCCAAGTTCGTCGCCGCGAACGTCACCGACGAGGAGGCCGTGACCAAGGCCCTCGACGTGGCCGAGTCGCTCGGCCCGGTGCGCATCAACGTCAACTGCGCCGGCATCGGCAACGCCATCAAGACGCTCGGCAAGGAAGGCCCGTTCCCGCTGGACGGCTTCCGCAAGGTGGTCGAGGTCAACCTGATCGGCACCTTCAACGTGCTGCGGCTGGCCGCTGAGCGGATCGCGAAGACCGAGCCGCTGAAGAACGAAGAGCGTGGCGTCATCATCAACACCGCTTCGGTGGCCGCATTCGACGGCCAGATCGGCCAGGCCGCCTACTCGGCATCCAAGGGCGGCGTCGTCGGGCTGACCCTGCCGGTCGCGCGTGACCTGTCGCGCAACCTGATCCGCGTCTGCACCATCGCCCCGGGCCTGTTCAAGACCCCGCTGCTGGGCTCGCTGCCCGAAGAGGCGCAGAAGTCGCTGGGGCAGCAGGTTCCGCATCCGGCCCGCCTCGGCGACCCGGACGAGTACGGTGCACTTGCCGTGCACATCGTGGAAAACCCGATGCTCAACGGCGAGGTCATCCGGCTGGATGGCGCTATCCGTATGGCTCCTAGGTAA
- a CDS encoding TetR/AcrR family transcriptional regulator codes for MSAPAPKRRRAARGSGEQLREEILDAATDLLLETGHSKAVAIRAVAQRVGVTSPSIYLHFADKDALLDAVCARYFEQLDEEMQRVATEASSTIEVLRAQGLAYVRFARRTPELYRIATMGEGRPDSDVDMTLASSAFVHMRATIERLMDEGVYPRGDSTAAALELWTAAHGVAALLIAKPYLPWGDAEEFTDRVLRSICSGHIAIGFIGADLEPGAAIEKLAKLKELEEQPDE; via the coding sequence GTGTCCGCCCCAGCACCCAAACGCCGCAGAGCCGCGCGGGGCTCCGGTGAGCAACTGCGCGAGGAGATCCTCGACGCCGCCACCGATCTGCTGCTGGAGACCGGGCATTCCAAGGCGGTGGCGATCCGCGCCGTCGCGCAACGGGTCGGGGTGACCTCGCCGTCGATCTACCTGCACTTCGCCGATAAAGACGCGCTGCTCGACGCGGTCTGCGCGCGGTATTTCGAGCAGCTCGACGAGGAGATGCAGCGCGTCGCCACCGAGGCGAGCTCGACCATCGAGGTGCTGCGCGCGCAGGGCTTGGCGTATGTGCGGTTCGCGCGGCGGACCCCGGAGCTGTACCGCATCGCGACCATGGGTGAGGGCCGGCCCGACAGCGATGTCGACATGACGCTGGCCAGTTCGGCGTTCGTGCACATGCGCGCCACGATCGAGCGGCTGATGGATGAAGGTGTCTACCCGCGTGGGGATTCCACGGCCGCGGCCCTGGAGCTGTGGACGGCCGCGCACGGCGTCGCGGCGCTGCTGATCGCCAAGCCCTACCTGCCCTGGGGTGACGCCGAAGAGTTCACCGACCGGGTGTTGCGGTCGATATGCTCTGGTCACATCGCCATCGGCTTCATCGGGGCCGATCTCGAGCCCGGGGCGGCCATCGAGAAACTCGCGAAACTCAAGGAGCTCGAGGAGCAACCGGATGAGTGA
- a CDS encoding GntR family transcriptional regulator gives MGGLGEWVRLDHQAGSPLFEQLRTQIIDGVRDGRLTPGTRLPTVRDLAGQVGLAVNTVARAYRELETAGVLETRGRFGTFVASVDPAENAMAAAAHAFAETARAQGLSKAEALRYLDAAFD, from the coding sequence GTGGGCGGTCTGGGGGAATGGGTGCGGCTGGATCACCAGGCCGGATCTCCGCTGTTCGAACAGTTGCGCACGCAGATCATCGATGGGGTGCGTGACGGACGACTCACGCCCGGCACCCGGCTGCCGACGGTCCGGGATCTCGCCGGGCAGGTCGGCCTCGCGGTGAACACCGTGGCCCGGGCCTACCGCGAGCTGGAAACCGCAGGCGTCCTCGAAACCCGAGGCCGGTTCGGCACTTTCGTGGCCAGCGTCGATCCTGCCGAGAACGCGATGGCCGCCGCCGCGCACGCCTTCGCCGAGACGGCCCGGGCGCAGGGCCTGAGCAAGGCCGAGGCGCTGCGCTACCTCGACGCTGCGTTCGACTGA
- a CDS encoding CaiB/BaiF CoA transferase family protein, whose protein sequence is MAGPLQGLRVVELAGIGPGPHAAMILGDLGADVVRIERPTAKDGAVRDPMLRNRRSVTADLKSDEGRALVLQLVAKADVLIEGFRPGVTERLGLGPQDCAEVNEKLVYARMTGWGQEGPRAQQAGHDINYISLNGVLHAVGRKGEKPVPPLNLAGDFGGGSMFLLLGILSALWERQTSGKGQVVDAAMIDGSSVLVQMMWAFRAQGVWSDERGTNMLDTGAPYYDTYETSDGRYFAIGSIEPQFYAELLEKLGLDPASLPAQNDISRWEELRTTFTEVFKTKTRDEWAQIFAGSDACATPVLSFGEVLTEPHVTERSTFYETAHGLQPMPAPRFSRSVPDVPSAPPSVGADNDAVLKDWA, encoded by the coding sequence ATGGCGGGACCTCTACAAGGTTTGCGAGTCGTCGAACTGGCCGGTATCGGCCCCGGCCCGCACGCGGCGATGATCCTGGGCGATCTCGGCGCCGACGTGGTGCGCATCGAGCGCCCGACGGCCAAGGACGGCGCGGTGCGCGATCCGATGCTGCGCAACCGGCGCTCGGTCACCGCGGACCTCAAGTCCGATGAGGGCCGGGCCCTGGTGCTGCAACTGGTCGCCAAGGCCGATGTGCTCATCGAGGGCTTCCGCCCCGGTGTCACCGAACGCCTCGGGCTGGGGCCGCAGGACTGCGCCGAGGTCAACGAGAAGCTGGTCTACGCCCGGATGACCGGCTGGGGCCAGGAAGGCCCGCGGGCCCAGCAGGCCGGCCACGACATCAACTACATCTCGCTGAACGGCGTCCTGCACGCCGTCGGGCGCAAGGGTGAGAAGCCGGTGCCGCCGCTGAACCTGGCCGGCGACTTCGGCGGCGGGTCGATGTTCCTGCTGCTCGGCATCCTCTCGGCGCTGTGGGAGCGGCAGACCTCGGGCAAGGGCCAGGTCGTCGACGCGGCGATGATCGACGGATCCTCGGTCCTGGTCCAGATGATGTGGGCCTTCCGGGCCCAGGGCGTCTGGTCCGACGAGCGCGGCACCAACATGCTCGACACCGGCGCGCCCTACTACGACACCTACGAGACCTCCGACGGCAGGTACTTCGCGATCGGGTCGATCGAGCCGCAGTTCTACGCCGAACTGCTGGAGAAGCTGGGCCTGGACCCGGCGTCCCTGCCGGCCCAGAACGACATCAGCCGATGGGAAGAACTGCGGACCACCTTCACCGAGGTGTTCAAGACCAAGACCCGCGACGAGTGGGCGCAGATCTTCGCCGGCTCGGACGCCTGCGCCACGCCGGTGCTGTCCTTCGGGGAGGTGCTCACCGAACCGCACGTCACCGAGCGCTCCACCTTCTACGAGACCGCGCACGGTCTGCAGCCGATGCCCGCCCCGCGGTTCTCGCGCAGCGTGCCCGACGTGCCGTCGGCCCCGCCGTCGGTCGGCGCCGACAACGACGCCGTCCTCAAAGACTGGGCCTAG